DNA from Actinomycetota bacterium:
GAGGCGCTGGGGTAGACCAGTCCGCTCGCTTGGCCCAGCAGGATCCAGTCCACAACTGCGCTCACAGCGGCCTGATCCAGCGAACGATCGAAGTTGCTGTGTTCCACCCACCAAGGACGGGTGGCTCGCGAGGACTCGGCATCTTTCCAGGCGTTACGCGCGTCGGCGGTGTCCGCTGCGATGAACACACTGGAAATGCCAGTGCGATCAGAGAGTGTGTGCATTGCCTTGCGCACTGCTGCGCTACGGGGTGCCGTCACCGAACGGTCCGTGCCACGCAGATGCAGGCCGATGTACGGCTCGGGGTGCTTGGCCAAGGCGGTGTTCACGGCTTCAAGCACCGGCCCACTCCAGGCCAGTTCGCGGTAGAAGGCCCGCCGCTGACCTTGCGGATCTGCGGTGCCGGGCAGATGGAAATGCCCGCCAGCGATGATGACCAGCACTCGCGGCAGTGGCGGGGTCGCCAGTTCCTGTACCAGCTGCTCCATGAAGACCTGCTCGCCTCGGTCGTCACCGGACAAGATGAGCGTGTCGGACTCGAGAACTCGATTGAGATACGACGGCGCGTCCAATTCGTCCTTGATGAGGGTCTGGGTGACTTCCTCGACGGTCACTGAGATCTTCTGCACTACGTCAGCGTCGAACAGCAATTGCGCCGAGGCCGGCGCGACGGGCTGTGGTGCCCACAGCATTTCCACCGGCACTTCAAGCTGCCGCCCCATTGCCGAGGCGCTTGCCCACGCCTGCAAACGGTTGGCGTAGCCGTTTCGAGGGACGACGATGATGCGCTGCAGTCCATCAATGGGCACTGAGCCATTGTGCTGCAGCAGGGCCCTGTCAGTGCTGCCGGGTGATGGCACTGATGGGGTATCGGAGAACCCCGGCTGCGCTTGTGCGCGACACTACGATGACCGGGTGCGCGTGGCGATGGATGAGCAGATATTCGCCATCCAGTCATATGGGGGCATCAGTCGCCTGTTCGCCGAACTGGCCGGTCAGTTCGCCAAGGGCGAGGTTCCAGATGTCGAACTGCTCCCAATCCACGCACCCATCATCAATCGATACATCCTCGATGATCCTGGTCTGGCCAAGGCATTGGACGCCTCACGTGCCCGCAACGAGTGGACTGCGCTGGTGAGGTATCTGTCGCGCATCTCCACCAAGACCTCGTGCGATGTCCTGCACAACACCTTCTATCTTCCGCATGGACTGGCCCCCACCGGCGGTGCGAAGCGGGTGGTCACCATTCACGACATGATTCCCGAACTTCGGCCAGACACTCGTCGCCGGCTGGACTTCGTCACGCTCAAGCGGCGCTACGTCGCCAAGGCCGATCACATCATCTGCGTCTCAGAGGCGACCAAGAGCGACCTGTTGAAGGTCTATGGACCTATCCAGGCCCCGATCACCGTGGTGCATCACGGGGTTGATGCCAGCTTCACCCCTGATCTTCCGCGGCTGGCCGCACTGCCTGAGCGCTACCTGCTCTTCGTCGGCAACCGGGGTCAGTACAAGGACGCCGGTGTGCTCTTTCGGGCCTTTGCCGCACTCCGCGGGCAGTCTGATGTGCGCCTGGTGTGTATCGGCGGTGGAGCCTTCACGCGAAGTGAACTGCAGCAACTGCAACAGCTGGGGATCGCCGGAAGGGTGCTGCAGATGCAGCTCTCCGATGACGGCATCGTCTCGGCCTATGCCAACGCCCTCGTGTTCATCTTCCCTTCTCACTTCGAGGGCTTCGGGCTGCCGGCGCTGGAGGCGATGGCCTGCGGTGTTCCAGTCGTGCTGGCGCGGGCTACCTCCCTGCCGGAGGTCGGTTCGGATGCCGCCATCTACTTCGAGCCCGGCAACGCCGAGGCGCTCACCGGCATCCTGGCGGACCTGTTGTCCGACGACCAGGCCAGAAGCGAGTTGGTGGCCCGCGGCCTGAAGCGAGCGGCCTTCTTCACCTGGGAGCGAACCGCGCAGCAGACCGCTGAGGTCTACCGGGCAGTCTCCTCTGCTGCAGTAGCCTGAACGCACTGTGACCCAGCCCCACCAGCCTGTCCGCGCCGAACATGACTCGGTGGAGGAGCTTCTGGCACAGGCGCTGGCACCAGAGCAGCGCAGCCGGGTGTTATTCGTCAGCTTCACCCAGTGGGACTTCGCCCTTGGCGCTCTGGCGGAGATTGCCGTCGCGCTGCGCAAGCAGGGCTCAGTGCTGACTATGGCCTTCTGGACTGCCCATACGCCCCTGCGCGATCCAGGCTGGTCCTCCAGTGGCCGGCTGGCCAGGTTGCTGGGCAAGGCCAGCCGTGATCAGTACGCGATTGCCGCCTTGAAGGCGGCAGGGCTTGGCGACGAGAGTTTCATCGCGCCTCCACTGCCCAATTGGCGGCCGACGGCGCCCATCTTGATCACCGCACCAATGAATCGCACGCAGATCCGCGCTCTGACGTATCACGGTTCGCCCATGGGGCGGGCGATCCTGCAGGTCAACCCCGACACTGAGACGCCGATCACCGACTCCTTCTATTGGAGCAAGCGTTGGCTGCAGGCCGCTGCTCGCTCGTACGCCTTCGTCTTCGACCAGACTCTGGAGGCGATTCATCGCGGGCAGATCACGGCAGTCGTGGTGTACAACGGTCGATTCCTGCACGATCGGGCCGCATCAGCTGCTGCGGAGTTCGCCGGAATTCCGGTGCTCTATTACGACGCTGGCGGTATTGATACCGATTTCGACGTGACCGATGCCGTCACCCATGACTGGAGCGACCTTCAGCGACGGATGCTGGCGATGTATGAGCAGTGGCCTTCGCCGCAGCGAGATGAGATCGGCAGCAGTTGGTTTGAGGAGCGACGCCAGCATGTCGCCCCGAACAATGCGCTCTTCGTGGAGGCGCAAACACTGGGCGAAACCATCGATCTGC
Protein-coding regions in this window:
- a CDS encoding glycosyltransferase family 1 protein, with product MRVAMDEQIFAIQSYGGISRLFAELAGQFAKGEVPDVELLPIHAPIINRYILDDPGLAKALDASRARNEWTALVRYLSRISTKTSCDVLHNTFYLPHGLAPTGGAKRVVTIHDMIPELRPDTRRRLDFVTLKRRYVAKADHIICVSEATKSDLLKVYGPIQAPITVVHHGVDASFTPDLPRLAALPERYLLFVGNRGQYKDAGVLFRAFAALRGQSDVRLVCIGGGAFTRSELQQLQQLGIAGRVLQMQLSDDGIVSAYANALVFIFPSHFEGFGLPALEAMACGVPVVLARATSLPEVGSDAAIYFEPGNAEALTGILADLLSDDQARSELVARGLKRAAFFTWERTAQQTAEVYRAVSSAAVA